One window from the genome of Xenorhabdus bovienii SS-2004 encodes:
- a CDS encoding helix-turn-helix domain-containing protein, with translation MKMSKNIKSLFGQRIRYLRKEAGMSQEAFADKCGLDRTYISGIERGIRNPTLEIIYVIANGLQIELNELFNLETRLPPN, from the coding sequence ATGAAAATGTCGAAAAACATCAAGTCCCTTTTTGGGCAAAGAATTAGATATCTCAGGAAAGAAGCGGGGATGTCGCAGGAAGCTTTTGCCGATAAGTGCGGATTGGATCGCACTTATATCAGCGGCATTGAACGTGGAATCAGAAATCCTACTTTAGAAATTATTTATGTCATTGCTAATGGCTTACAGATTGAACTGAATGAATTGTTTAATCTTGAAACAAGATTACCTCCGAATTAA
- a CDS encoding nucleoside hydrolase, protein MLPKKIILDCDPGHDDAIALLLAHGNPDIELLAVTTVVGNQTLNKVTRNALSIARIANIHNVPFAAGCHRPLVRDIQTAPEIHGETGLDGVILPEPALRLDARHAVDLIIDIIMENPPKSVTLVPTAGLTNIALAARKSPHIVERVKEVVLMGGGYHTGNWSAVAEFNIMIDPEAAHIVFNEKWPLTMVGLDLTHQAQATPDIIDAISKIKTRPAQFVLDALQFYGERYRESQYFDYPPVHDPCAVAYVIDPTVMTTQKVPVNIELAGTLTTGMTVADFRFPPPKDCHTQVAVKLDQAKFWQLVINALKNIGETEY, encoded by the coding sequence ATGCTCCCCAAGAAAATTATCCTTGATTGCGATCCCGGGCATGATGATGCCATTGCGTTACTGCTTGCTCATGGAAATCCTGACATTGAACTACTGGCGGTGACTACAGTTGTTGGCAACCAAACCTTGAATAAAGTCACCCGAAATGCCCTTTCAATTGCCCGCATCGCTAATATTCACAATGTTCCTTTTGCCGCAGGATGTCACAGACCATTGGTCAGAGATATCCAAACTGCCCCAGAAATTCATGGTGAAACCGGCCTGGATGGCGTTATTTTGCCTGAACCAGCATTAAGGCTGGATGCCCGTCACGCTGTTGATTTGATTATCGACATCATCATGGAAAATCCCCCCAAGAGCGTTACCTTGGTTCCAACGGCAGGTTTGACAAATATTGCCCTTGCCGCCCGTAAGTCTCCACATATTGTTGAACGCGTAAAAGAAGTCGTGTTGATGGGAGGTGGCTACCATACTGGCAACTGGAGTGCTGTCGCTGAATTTAACATCATGATCGATCCTGAAGCAGCACATATTGTTTTTAATGAAAAATGGCCCCTGACGATGGTGGGGCTGGATCTGACGCATCAAGCTCAGGCAACGCCTGATATCATTGACGCTATCTCCAAGATCAAAACCCGTCCTGCCCAATTCGTTTTAGATGCGTTGCAGTTTTATGGGGAGAGGTATCGGGAATCGCAGTATTTTGACTATCCTCCGGTGCATGATCCCTGTGCAGTCGCTTATGTAATCGATCCTACCGTTATGACAACACAAAAAGTACCCGTGAATATCGAGCTGGCCGGAACTTTAACAACGGGCATGACCGTCGCTGATTTCCGCTTCCCGCCACCAAAAGATTGCCATACACAAGTTGCCGTAAAATTGGATCAAGCCAAATTCTGGCAATTGGTGATTAATGCCCTGAAAAATATTGGCGAAACAGAGTACTGA
- a CDS encoding NAD(P)/FAD-dependent oxidoreductase, whose product MNNNLDSLTYYAATKKYDLRFPTLTEDLDVDVVIIGGGFSGVNTALELAEKGITNIAILEGRTLGYGGTGRNGGQVMAGIGHDLDRIKRHVGEKGLEAIFKISNMGAGIIRDRIAKYDIKADFCKGYGYLGYNSRQEKTLRGWLKEFQAACPDEEIELYAGADVKKVIGSDLYTCALKHMGGGHVHSLNLLLGEAKAATEQGVRIFENSQVVNVEYGPRVTVRTAMGTVRASKILWACNAFLNGLEPTIYKKTINTYAFQLMTEELSDDLIEKISPIRGAYSDISPVINYYRVTKENRVLFGSATQYFEYIPSDLKAWNRKRMLDVFPYLKDVKIELAWGGPLSCSVNLFPQIGSLPEHNNVFYVQGYSGFGVTPSHIVCKILAEGMSEGSERYSLMSSIPHLNVVGKDKLRNLLLSAGKTWHQASGYWKGRR is encoded by the coding sequence ATGAATAATAATCTTGATTCATTAACATACTATGCTGCAACCAAAAAATATGATCTTCGCTTTCCCACACTGACAGAAGACTTGGATGTTGATGTTGTTATCATTGGTGGCGGGTTTTCCGGTGTGAATACGGCACTGGAGCTGGCTGAAAAAGGCATCACCAATATTGCTATTTTGGAAGGTCGGACGTTGGGATATGGCGGAACGGGGCGCAATGGCGGTCAAGTTATGGCGGGTATTGGCCATGATTTGGATAGGATTAAACGTCATGTCGGTGAGAAAGGTTTAGAGGCTATTTTTAAAATTAGCAACATGGGTGCAGGAATTATTCGTGACCGGATCGCTAAGTACGATATCAAGGCGGATTTTTGTAAGGGTTACGGTTATCTGGGATATAACTCCCGGCAGGAGAAAACTTTACGGGGCTGGCTGAAAGAGTTTCAGGCAGCGTGTCCCGATGAAGAGATTGAACTTTATGCCGGTGCTGATGTTAAAAAAGTCATTGGTTCAGATCTTTATACCTGTGCGCTGAAGCATATGGGTGGGGGACATGTTCATTCACTCAATCTGTTGCTGGGGGAAGCCAAGGCTGCAACGGAGCAGGGTGTCAGAATTTTTGAAAATAGCCAGGTGGTGAATGTGGAATATGGCCCACGGGTCACAGTTCGCACAGCAATGGGGACGGTACGGGCAAGTAAGATACTGTGGGCGTGCAATGCTTTCCTGAATGGTCTTGAACCGACTATCTACAAAAAAACGATCAATACTTACGCTTTCCAGCTAATGACGGAAGAGCTGTCAGACGATCTGATTGAAAAGATCAGCCCGATTCGTGGGGCATACAGTGATATTAGTCCGGTCATCAACTACTATCGAGTCACCAAAGAGAACCGAGTGCTGTTTGGCAGTGCCACACAATATTTTGAGTATATCCCTTCTGATTTAAAAGCATGGAACCGCAAACGTATGCTGGATGTCTTCCCCTACCTGAAAGATGTGAAAATTGAATTGGCATGGGGCGGGCCACTATCTTGTAGCGTCAATTTATTCCCACAAATTGGTTCTCTGCCAGAACATAATAATGTGTTTTATGTACAGGGTTATTCAGGATTTGGTGTAACGCCGAGTCACATTGTCTGCAAAATCTTGGCAGAAGGGATGAGTGAAGGCTCTGAACGTTACTCACTGATGAGTTCGATTCCTCATCTCAATGTTGTGGGCAAAGACAAATTAAGGAACCTGCTCCTTTCTGCCGGTAAAACCTGGCACCAAGCCTCAGGGTATTGGAAAGGCCGTCGCTAG
- a CDS encoding helix-turn-helix domain-containing protein, which yields MEKKDWHPADIIAELKKRGTTLSEVSRAAGLASSTLANALQRHWPKGERLIAEALERTPEEIWPSRYVKK from the coding sequence ATGGAAAAGAAAGACTGGCATCCCGCTGATATCATCGCTGAATTGAAAAAGCGCGGGACAACGTTGTCAGAAGTATCGCGAGCCGCCGGGCTAGCATCATCAACCCTTGCCAATGCATTACAGCGTCATTGGCCAAAAGGTGAGCGTCTTATCGCGGAAGCGTTGGAACGCACGCCAGAAGAAATTTGGCCTTCACGCTACGTCAAAAAATAA
- the sugE gene encoding quaternary ammonium compound efflux SMR transporter SugE, with protein MSWLILLVAGLLEVVWAVGLKYTQGFSRLMPSLITISAMMVSIGLLAYSMKNLPAGTAYAVWTGIGAVGTAIFGIMVFGEPANSARILSLGLIVAGIIGLKLAS; from the coding sequence ATGTCTTGGTTAATCCTTCTGGTTGCGGGTTTGCTTGAAGTTGTGTGGGCAGTCGGCCTTAAATACACTCAGGGTTTTTCCCGTTTGATGCCCAGCCTGATCACCATCAGCGCGATGATGGTCAGTATAGGGTTATTAGCCTATTCCATGAAAAATTTACCCGCAGGAACCGCTTATGCCGTGTGGACGGGAATTGGCGCTGTAGGAACGGCAATTTTCGGTATCATGGTATTTGGGGAGCCAGCCAATTCTGCCAGAATACTGAGCCTTGGTTTGATTGTTGCAGGTATTATTGGTTTGAAATTAGCAAGTTGA